From a region of the Candidatus Dependentiae bacterium genome:
- a CDS encoding GNAT family N-acetyltransferase: MNLIQANKHLTQKIFYLPNEIVGNIITLKIVSLYYLNQYYSAFSPKVQRMLNISHADATYENTKKYLIKKNILQKNSEQLFYFIFDNFDKKLIGKIEIRNFNHKKGQLGVWINEKYWGNGRYQEALKLISNLYFSYTNNYYYTAQIHEFNLRSLFASIKYGFKFSGKFILRNNRRYYNMYMHKNFI; encoded by the coding sequence TTGAATTTAATTCAAGCCAATAAACATTTGACACAAAAAATTTTCTATCTACCAAACGAAATTGTTGGAAATATTATTACTTTAAAAATAGTTTCTCTTTATTATTTAAACCAATATTATTCGGCATTTTCTCCTAAAGTTCAAAGAATGCTGAATATTTCACACGCTGATGCAACATATGAAAATACAAAAAAATATTTAATTAAAAAAAATATTTTACAGAAAAACAGTGAACAGCTTTTTTATTTTATTTTCGATAATTTTGATAAAAAGCTTATAGGAAAAATAGAGATAAGAAATTTTAATCACAAAAAAGGGCAGCTTGGCGTTTGGATAAATGAAAAGTATTGGGGTAATGGTAGATATCAAGAAGCTTTAAAATTAATCTCAAATTTATATTTTTCTTACACAAATAACTATTATTACACTGCACAGATTCACGAATTTAACTTAAGAAGTTTATTTGCCAGTATTAAGTACGGATTTAAATTTTCAGGCAAATTTATTTTAAGAAATAATCGACGATATTATAATATGTATATGCACAAAAATTTTATATAA